A region of Schistosoma mansoni strain Puerto Rico chromosome 1, complete genome DNA encodes the following proteins:
- a CDS encoding putative arv1, producing the protein MSENSYHCIYCNSRVTALYTQYAEEIIKIEHCPRCGNVSDKYIEYDLFLVIIDLLIGRLEAYRHVIHNVPSLSLQKILSMSILLNAFVSWLSEQPKTENNLANLSFSFNSDLFIHIVSIFWWCSCFCLAIIFLFPITKITTVSELIKVLLIVNLSRLLTFLLITWKTEFDSIFLGTLQFYPFVSTCVALTPCIQSLRAVNNLNLTTAFCLGTFICTVCFLSSTVILPNILMFL; encoded by the coding sequence ATGTCAGAAAATTCATATCACTGTATTTACTGCAATAGTCGTGTAACTGCTCTTTACACCCAATATGCTGAGGAAATAATTAAGATTGAACATTGTCCTAGATGTGGGAATGTTTCTGACAAATATATCGAATATGATTTGTTTCTAGTTATTATCGATCTTCTCATTGGTCGTCTTGAGGCGTATCGTCATGTTATTCATAATGTTCCCAGTCTCAGTCTTCAAAAGATACTTTCTATGTCTATTTTGTTGAATGCTTTTGTGTCTTGGCTTAGTGAGCAACCAAAAACTGAGAACAATCTGGCtaatctttctttttctttcaattCGGATCTATTTATTCACATTGTATCAATTTTCTGGTGGTGTTCTTGCTTTTGTTTAGCAATTATATTTTTGTTCCCGATCACTAAAATAACTACTGTATCCGAATTAATTAAAGTGTTGCTTATTGTTAACCTCAGCAGATTATTAACTTTCCTTCTAATTACGTGGAAGACTGAGTTCGATTCCATTTTTTTAGGAACATTACAGTTTTATCCTTTTGTTTCCACTTGTGTGGCATTAACACCATGTATACAAAGTTTAAGAGCTGTAAATAATCTCAATTTAACCACAGCTTTTTGTTTGGGCACATTTATATGTACTGTTTGTTTTCTCTCATCTACCGTTATACTACCAAATATATTAATGTTTCTATAA